TACATGGTGAACCCGATAAACTTGGCCTCATTGAAGTTCTCGGGGCACTTCCTGGTTTTGAACGCGTACACGGTGCAAAGGACAATGAGGACGACGGTGTAGGTCAGGGAGGTCAGCATGCTGGACTCCTTGGCGTTGCACTTGAGGGTCACGACGTCTCGCTTCTCGGGAGTGGTCTCTTTCCTGGTGCCCGGCACTTCAAGCACCAGCCACACGGCGACCACGATCAACTGGCAGGAGATGAGGGCCAGGCAGATTGCCACCTGGGAGGTAGGGTTGATGCACCGGGGCCTCTGCGTCCCGTCCTTGACCCCGTTGAAGATCCTGGCGATGCGGTTAGTCTTAGTCAGCAGGGCCGAGTAGCAGACGGCGAAGGAAGAGCCGAGCCCCAAGCGGCGCAGGGTGCACACCGCGGTGGACGGCTTGGCAATGAAGACCAGGGTCATGCTGTAGCACATGAGGACCCCGACGAGCAGGATGTAACTCAGTTCCCGCCCCGAAGCCTTCACCACCGGCGTGTCGTTGTTCTTGATGAAGATCCCGAACACGGCCAGCGTGGAGAGGAAGCCCAGGCAAGAGACGGTAAGCGGCCCGATGGCCCACGCGTCTTCCCACTTGATGTACTCCTCGGGCAGGTCGTAGCAGGCGGCGAGGTCGTGGGTGGGCCACCGGCCCGGTCCGCAGTCCGCGCAGGTGAACTCATCCCGGAGGAACTCATGAGGGTGGCAGGGGGTGCAGAGCCAGCAGCAGACGTCGCCGGGCTGCATGCTCTTCGCTTCGTTCTTGGCGCAAGGGTCGCTGCATTGGGACGTCGGGGTGGGCGAGACGGCCCAGGGGATCAAGCTGGTGTTCAGAGTCAGCCTTTCGCCCCAGTAGCCCACCTTTTGGTAGACGTATCTGCCGCCTTTGCGCTTGAAGTTAAAGATGTTGTACCGGCCGATTCCGTCCCCGTACGTGTCAAATCGGATCTCACTGTGGGTGTCCTGAGGTCTGAAAGGAGctgcagggggtggggggagagaagagaatcAGCAGGAATTTTGGATTAGTTAGTGGGGGAACGGTATCAGATGAGGACAAATGTTGattaagtcaagtttattgtcgtaTGCACAAGTACGATGAGGTAcaggcacaatgaaaatcttgcttgcagcagcatcacacacaTACGTACTCAGATGATATACACAAACCATAAATTATACACAAATCACTCATAAAAATCTACAAGAcaataaaatagaaaaaaaaagacTGCACAAAAAAACAAGGCAATCGTGCAAAAACAAacgagtccatggtagtgcaagaggtggtccgtaGTATTCCGTTGTGGAGGTATTATTTGGGGtgcaagttggtttgagaatggttGGACTGATACAGTCCTTGCTTCCATTTACCTCTCCCAGAGGGAATTACTCCCCCTTGTCCTCCCTACAACCAGCCTTTGAAACCCTACAGCCTCAGACAATTACTTTGATTGGTGCCGTCTTCATTTTTTTCAGGCAAGAGACCCCCTTCCCAATGCAGACACTTCCTGAGTGAGGCTGGATGGTGTGGGCTATACAGTAGGACTGTAACTGCAGTACAATGTTCAGGAGGTTATATGGAATAGTGATTAGATAGGGCCAGCGCTCCAGAGACTTGGAGGCAATTTGGTGTACCCACAAATCAGCGGCCCACTCTGCAAACATCCGCGCTTTTCCGTGTGGTCCGCCCTACATGACTCTCATCCCAGTGAGCATTGCATGAACTACGTGGTCTGCTGGAATATCCCTGCTACAACCATTACTCTTCCTGGTCGGGTTTCTATTGCACTTCCCCTTCAGCCTTTCAGAGCAGTGAAAGCACTGTCTGGATAAAGCTAACCTCACATTTGGCATGTGAGACTCGCTGGTTCAGCCAACGGGAGCAGCCGAGGTCGGAGATGTTGAGTAAAGTGTGGTACTGTGGGAGTGCCGCATAGACAAGGGTGAATGTTGCAGCAtggccctcttctctctctcctgaggGTGAAGAAGCTCCCATGGCACTATTCATGAGAGGAAGGGAGGCTTCACCAATAGCTAACCCAATATTTATATCTCAACAGCACTAAAACAGGGTGGTCATTTATCTTTTGTGGTTGCTTGTTGTGTGTGAAATGGGTGCTGTGTTTCCTGCACTGCCACGCTTCAAAAAAGGATGTGCAGCATGGCCACGAAGCATCCCTGAGGCACAATGAAGGGGCCGTGCCGACGCAAGCTCTTCATTTTGCAAAAGCCATTTACCATCAAAATGGACCTTGATGATGTAATCCTTGTAAAATCTCTTCCCATTCATGGGCCTCATCTTATCGCAGATGCTAGTGGTGTTGGGGCATAGTGCCCGCTGCATGTTGTGTAGACCATGAGCCATGGCGTACACCGCATTTAGTACAAACATGATCTTCGACTCCTGCTCAAACTTCACCTTTTTCAATGAGTTTGTTCCGCAGGCCACCGTTCTTAAGCTGCAGTGGAACTTCTGTTCCCAGAACTCCCTGAACCAGGAATTCCTGCTGTTATTATAAGGGTTGAGGTTGACAAAGTAAGTTGCAAACTCTTTGATGGGATAAGCTGCCAGCTCGATGGTGATGGCTCCCTTGGCTGCCTCCTCATTGCCTTTGACCACATTTTCCAGTGCTCCCCACCCATCACTGGCCACCCACAGGTAGGATACATTCAGCCTGTGAGCGGCGGCCAGCAACTCCCGAGCGTCCTCGCTCTTGGTGAATAGGACCACCACCTTGGCATTGGGCTTCTGCATCAGGGCCTTGATGACGCCGTCATATGTCCACTGGTTCATCGAGCGGCCGACCTTCTCGGAGGTGGCGATGCAGATGTTCCTGGAGCGAGCCTCCTGCTCGAAGGCCTCGATGCCAGTCTCGCCGTAGTCGCCTTCAGAGGCCACGGTGGAGACATAGGTCCAGTTGAAGAAGCGCAGGATGTCTGACATTGCTTTGGCCTGGTAGAAGTCTGGAGGTACGGTCCGGGCAAAGTAGTCGTAGCGAGTCTTGTCACTCAGCTTGGCGC
The sequence above is a segment of the Amblyraja radiata isolate CabotCenter1 chromosome 18, sAmbRad1.1.pri, whole genome shotgun sequence genome. Coding sequences within it:
- the grm2 gene encoding metabotropic glutamate receptor 2, which codes for MKKPVMCLRMSFTILHFLLQVAFSASSSSTIMKKEITIEGDVVIGGLFPVHEKGNGLEDCGKINEHRGIQRLEAMLFALDAINKDSAILPGIKLGAHILDTCSKDTYALEQSLEFVRSSLTKVDETEYICPDGSYAIHDDMAFAIAGVIGGSYSDVSIQVANLLRLFQIPQISYASTSAKLSDKTRYDYFARTVPPDFYQAKAMSDILRFFNWTYVSTVASEGDYGETGIEAFEQEARSRNICIATSEKVGRSMNQWTYDGVIKALMQKPNAKVVVLFTKSEDARELLAAAHRLNVSYLWVASDGWGALENVVKGNEEAAKGAITIELAAYPIKEFATYFVNLNPYNNSRNSWFREFWEQKFHCSLRTVACGTNSLKKVKFEQESKIMFVLNAVYAMAHGLHNMQRALCPNTTSICDKMRPMNGKRFYKDYIIKVHFDAPFRPQDTHSEIRFDTYGDGIGRYNIFNFKRKGGRYVYQKVGYWGERLTLNTSLIPWAVSPTPTSQCSDPCAKNEAKSMQPGDVCCWLCTPCHPHEFLRDEFTCADCGPGRWPTHDLAACYDLPEEYIKWEDAWAIGPLTVSCLGFLSTLAVFGIFIKNNDTPVVKASGRELSYILLVGVLMCYSMTLVFIAKPSTAVCTLRRLGLGSSFAVCYSALLTKTNRIARIFNGVKDGTQRPRCINPTSQVAICLALISCQLIVVAVWLVLEVPGTRKETTPEKRDVVTLKCNAKESSMLTSLTYTVVLIVLCTVYAFKTRKCPENFNEAKFIGFTMYTTCIIWLAFLPIFYVTSSDYRVQTTTMCISVSLSGSVVLGCLFAPKIHIILFQPQKNVVTHRVATSRFSVSGSGTVHSHVSAVHYVPTVCNGREIVDSTTSSL